A window of Syntrophales bacterium genomic DNA:
CATCATGGAGAAAAAGATGAACCTGATGCACGAGGTCGTCCTGGCCAGTGTCCAGGCCGGCGAGGAGACCGCCAAGATCATCAAGACCATCAACGAGATCGCCTTTCAGACGAATCTCCTGGCGCTGAACGCCGCTGTCGAGGCGGCCCGTGCCGGGGAAGCGGGGGCCGGTTTCGCCGTCGTGGCCGAGGAGGTCCGCAGCCTGGCCCTGCGCTCCGCAACGGCGGCGCGTAACACGGAAGACCTGATTGCCGATTCGACGGGGAAAACACGCCAGGCCTCGAACCTGTTCGAAGAGATAAACAAAGAACTTGCGAGGAATCGGAATATCGCGATGAAGGTAACGGACCTGATCGGACAAGTCGCCGAAGCCTCCAGGGAGCAGGCCCAGGGGATCGACCAGATCAATCGGGCCGTGGCGGAAATGGACAAAGTCGTCCAGCAGAATGCCGCCAGCGCGGAGGAATTCTCCGCCGTGACCGAGAAGATCAAGGATCAGGTGAGCAACATCCATGGCTACGTCGACAGGATCAAGCCCATCCTCGGGGAGGAGATCATTCTGGCCATGGGGAAAAGGGCCGGCGCATCGGGCAGGCCGATGAGGGAAGAAGACGCTGCGTTTCCGGTGCATGTGGGGGAAAGGCCGTTGAGCCTTCCGGCAAAAGTCTGAAATTGCGGGTGTCCTGCCCGGAGCGGCTTTCGGTCCGATGGCGCATCGGATTTCAGGGGCCGTCCTGAACGGCAGGCAGGCCGCCGTATGGAGTACAGGGACCGGCTGAGGGATCAGCCGGTCCTTCGCATTCAAGGGGCGCGTTCCGGGGGGATTTCGCCGTAAGCCGTTCTTCCATGTTTCCCGATCGGCTCCCGTATGCTATGACCACCCCATGGAAGACCGTTCCCCCTTCAAGTCCGGTTTCATCGGCATCATCGGCCGGCCCAACGTGGGCAAATCCACCCTCCTGAACACCATCCTGGGGGAGCGCCTGGCCATCACCACACCCAAGCCCCAGACGACGCGCAACCGGATCATGGGGATCCACACGGATGCGCAGGGCCAGTTCATCTTTCTGGATACGCCGGGGATTCACCGCGGCGACAATCCCCTCAACCGGTCCATGGTTTCCGCCGCCCGGGAGACGTTCCGCTCCGCCGATATCCTGCTCCTCCTGGTGGAGGCGCCCCGCATCGACGGGAACGACCGGGAGATTGTCGCGTCCCTGGCGGAGCTGTCCCTGCCGGTGATCCTCGGGGTCAACAAGATCGATACGATTCGGAAGCCCCTCCTCCTGCCGCTCATCGACGAGGCCCGGGGACTGTATCCATTCCAGGCGATCGTTCCCCTGTCGGCCCGGAGCGGCGATGGAGTCCCGGTCCTCCTGGAGGAGATCCGGAAGCTCCTTCCGGAAGGCCCGCCGCTCTTCCCGGAGGACACCCTGACGGACCGGCCGGAGCGGTTCATTGCCGCGGAGATCGTCCGGGAGAAGATCATCCTGTCCACGAGGCAGGAGATCCCCTATTCCTCCGCCGTCACCGTAGACACCTTCCGGGAGGAGCCCGGGCGGCGGCTGATCCGGATCCAGGCCACGATCCACGTGGAGAAGGAGTCCCAGAAGGCGATCCTGATCGGCCGCAAGGGGGCCATGCTCAAGGAGATCGGCACCCGGGCCCGGCAGGAGATGGAGCGGTTCTTCGATTCCCGGATTTTCCTGGAGCTGTTCGTCCGGGTGCAGAAGGACTGGACGCGGGATCCGCGGGCACTCCGGGAGTTCGGGTATGCGGAAGAGGACGGGTAGCCGCAGGGGGATAGATTCCGCCGATGAGCTGGCGCGAACGGATCGTCGACGTCCTGGGCCTGAAGAGCAGCATGGTCGCCCTGCTGTCCATGGTGGTCCTCGTCGGCCTGGGGGAAAAGATGGCCGAGCGGTTCCTGCCGCTCTACCTCCTGGCCCTGGGAGGCGGCATCCTGTCCGTCGGCATCCTCAACGCGATGGACAATTTGCTGTCGGCCCTCTACTCCTTTCCCGGCGGCTACCTGAGCGACCGCCTGGGGACCAAGCGGGCGCTCCTCGTCTTCAACCTGATCGCGATGTTCGGATACGCCATCGTGATCCTCTTCCCCTACTGGCAGGCGGTGATCGTCGGATCCGTCTTCTTCCTGTCCTGGACGGCCATTTCGCTCCCCGCCACCATGAGCCTCGTCTCCCGAATCCTGCCGGAGAACCGGCGCACCATGGGGGTCTCCCTGCATTCCCTGGTCCGGCGGATTCCCATGGCCCTGGGGCCCCTTTTGGGAGGGCTCCTGATCGGCCTCTACGGGGAAAAAACGGGGATCCGCCTGGCCTTCGGGGTTGCGCTGGTCCTGGGGCTTGTTTCCCTGGTCCTGCAGCAGGCGATGATCGAGGACGATCCGGTGCGGGGTCGTGGGGAGAAACGTCCCTCCCGGCTGTGGCGGTTCATGAGCCCGTCCCTGAAAAACCTCCTCGTCTCCGACATCCTGATCCGCTTCGCCGAACAGATCCCCTATGCCTTTGTCGTTATCTGGTGCGTGAAGAACAACGGGATCAGCCCGTTCCAGTTCGGAATCCTCACCGCCGTGGAGATGGCCGTGGCGGTCCTGGTGTACATCCCGGTGGCATACCTGGCGGACCGGAGCGCCAAGAAGCCCTTTGTGGTGATCACCTTCGTCAACTTCACGGTCTTTCCGCTGTTTCTC
This region includes:
- a CDS encoding methyl-accepting chemotaxis protein; its protein translation is MDHVREVMGFGGILFGMLAFVICGLRVIFGKNRPTKMYLVVVPVILLTGLQFYLIGRFSLTISWWGTLAAIAVGGPFLLVSFVVIARRKAIPILSSVYGITTGVEEIVVGTDQMTSSSSTLAEGASEQAAAIEQTSASLEEMTSMTAQNAENANQANALMSKDTRESYGIMEKKMNLMHEVVLASVQAGEETAKIIKTINEIAFQTNLLALNAAVEAARAGEAGAGFAVVAEEVRSLALRSATAARNTEDLIADSTGKTRQASNLFEEINKELARNRNIAMKVTDLIGQVAEASREQAQGIDQINRAVAEMDKVVQQNAASAEEFSAVTEKIKDQVSNIHGYVDRIKPILGEEIILAMGKRAGASGRPMREEDAAFPVHVGERPLSLPAKV
- the era gene encoding GTPase Era is translated as MEDRSPFKSGFIGIIGRPNVGKSTLLNTILGERLAITTPKPQTTRNRIMGIHTDAQGQFIFLDTPGIHRGDNPLNRSMVSAARETFRSADILLLLVEAPRIDGNDREIVASLAELSLPVILGVNKIDTIRKPLLLPLIDEARGLYPFQAIVPLSARSGDGVPVLLEEIRKLLPEGPPLFPEDTLTDRPERFIAAEIVREKIILSTRQEIPYSSAVTVDTFREEPGRRLIRIQATIHVEKESQKAILIGRKGAMLKEIGTRARQEMERFFDSRIFLELFVRVQKDWTRDPRALREFGYAEEDG
- a CDS encoding MFS transporter, whose amino-acid sequence is MSWRERIVDVLGLKSSMVALLSMVVLVGLGEKMAERFLPLYLLALGGGILSVGILNAMDNLLSALYSFPGGYLSDRLGTKRALLVFNLIAMFGYAIVILFPYWQAVIVGSVFFLSWTAISLPATMSLVSRILPENRRTMGVSLHSLVRRIPMALGPLLGGLLIGLYGEKTGIRLAFGVALVLGLVSLVLQQAMIEDDPVRGRGEKRPSRLWRFMSPSLKNLLVSDILIRFAEQIPYAFVVIWCVKNNGISPFQFGILTAVEMAVAVLVYIPVAYLADRSAKKPFVVITFVNFTVFPLFLLFSTSFPMMVAAFVIRGLKEFGEPTRKALILDLAPEDRKAGMFGLYYLVRDVIVSGAALAGAFLWEVSPEVNMLTATACGFLGTVYFWIFGRDLGGTGTPAESR